In Dasypus novemcinctus isolate mDasNov1 chromosome 23, mDasNov1.1.hap2, whole genome shotgun sequence, the following proteins share a genomic window:
- the LOC101426103 gene encoding LOW QUALITY PROTEIN: DNA-directed RNA polymerase II subunit GRINL1A (The sequence of the model RefSeq protein was modified relative to this genomic sequence to represent the inferred CDS: inserted 1 base in 1 codon; deleted 2 bases in 2 codons; substituted 4 bases at 4 genomic stop codons), with the protein MGSGLPPQSHPSLVCKTSRSCFNCGELGHWKKNYPKPLQPHKELPVPTSNAGKQAFGLESALNPKGAIQVKGIPSWVHLSQEKPAAQGSASSPEAPDGIYKYQSLNGLKYFFKRDVGQQSLVELQELLKHQERLLLNGKFICKLPNKGKKILHRVAKPKMAIAECEAFRGKSELFYVVRLDYKRRQKVIAGVDVDTEKTQNSDQILGTSSLVPGSSFVDDIKSSKTISQKQEIAHLAHKVDDEISKAKSTGNKCSDSNSRVSATFSSKAREHLPXHXVSGQAKDISSRSDSLFIDRLQKITVAEKANTTQENTNAPNLTALHSGIQKKPHYIEVLEMXAKNPVPPPHKLKANLLLLQQNDXSSHCXRRGSPISSEERLHRNKKHPDDIKAAQLLPLHHMPTQLLSKEESLALQKQQKQNYVEMQTKLPMQKFAETSNTKMQRYNPEWETSGKEQEIRGECD; encoded by the exons ATGGGTAGTGGCCTGCCACCTCAGAGTCATCCCAGCTTGGTTTGCAAAACATCAAGATCCTGCTTCAACTGTGGAGAGCTTGGCCACTGGAAGAAAAACTACCCTAAACCACTGCAACCCCACAAGGAGCTCCCAGTCCCTACCTCCAATGCAGGAAAACAGGCCTTTGGTCTAGAGAGCGCGCTGAATCCCAAAGGGG ctattcaAGTTAAAGGAATTCCTAGCTGGGTGCACTTATCCCAagagaagccagctgcccaaggaagtgccagctcaccagaagcacctgacgggATATACAAGTACCAGTCATTGAATGGCCTGAAATACTTCTTCAAGAGA GATGTGGGGCAGCAGAGTTTAGTGGAGCTGCAGGAGCTGTTGAAACACCAGGAGAGACTTTTGCTCAATGGAAAATTCATTTGCAAATTGCCCAACAAAGGTAAAAAGATTTTACACCGTGTTGCCAAACCAAAAATGGCCATTGCAGAATGTGAAGCATTTAGAGGAAAGAGTGAACTGTTTTATGTTGTCAGATTAGACTATAAACGAAGGCAAAAAGTGATTGCAGGAGTTGATGTGGATACAGAAAAGACCCAGAATTCTGATCAGATCCTTGGTACTTCATCACTAGTTCCTGGCTCTTCCTTTGTAGATGACATCAAGTCATCTAAAACAATCTCACAAAAACAGGAAATTGCACATCTTGCTCACAAAGTCGACGACGAGATTTCAAAGGCAAAGAGCACAGGCAACAAGTGCTCAGATTCCAACAGCAGAGTCAGTGCAACTTTCTCATCCAAAGCTAGAGAGCATCTTCCTTAGC GTGTTTCAGGTCAAGCAAAAGATATTTCTAGCAGGTCTGATAGCCTGTTTATTGATCGGTTACAAAAGATCACAGTTGCAGAGAAAGCGAACACCACTCAGGAAAATACAAATGCT CCTAACTtaacagccctccacagtggaATTCAGAAGAAGCCCCATTACATAGAAGTGCTGGAAATGTGAGCC AAAAATCCAGTGCCCCCACCACATAAATTGAAAGCAAATTTATTACTTTTGCAACAAAATGATTAATCTAGTCATTGTTAGAGAAGAGGGTCTCCTATTTCCTCAGAAGAAAGGCTGCACAGGAATAAGAAACATCCAGATGACATCAAAGCAGCTCAGCTACTACCACTTCACCATATGCCTACACAGCTGCTCTCCAAAGAAGAATCCTTGGCACTTCAGAAACAGCAAAAGCAGAATTATGTGGAAATGCAAACCAAGCTACCCATGCAAAAATTTGCTGAAACATCAAATACTAAAATGCAGCGCTATAATCCAGAATGGGAGACTTCAGGAAAAGAGCAAGAAATAAGGGGTGAATGTGATTAA